A section of the Callospermophilus lateralis isolate mCalLat2 chromosome 14, mCalLat2.hap1, whole genome shotgun sequence genome encodes:
- the Il37 gene encoding interleukin-37, giving the protein MSVLEDNTGENMDFEDWEEEEAQCCSEDPAGSPMEPGQSQASVSSAHTSPRVKAKEPQKFSIFDRDHKVLVLDSGTLKAIPNKSYILPETFFVLASHLAKCSEEKGSPILLAVSKGEFCLCCDKDKGKCQPSLQLKKKKLMSLAAQKETSRRAYVFYKSKVGSRYTLESAAHPGWFICTSCNSGDPVTVTDKTGRRKHTEFSFENPSKTEMSQ; this is encoded by the exons ATGTCCGTTTTGGAGGACAACACAGGAGAGAACATGGACTTTGAAGACTGGGAAGAAGAGGAAGCCCAGTGCTGCTCAGAAG ACCCAGCTGGAAGCCCCATGGAGCCAGGCCAGAGCCAAGCCTCTGTGAGTTCTGCGCATACAA GTCCAAGAGTGAAGGCCAAAGAGCCCCAGAAATTCAGCATTTTCGACCGTGATCATAAAGTGTTGGTCCTGGACTCTGGGACCCTCAAAGCAATTCCAAATAAAAGCTACATCCTCCCAG AGACATTCTTTGTGTTGGCCTCACATCTGGCAAAGTGCTCCGAGGAGAAAGGGTCTCCCATTTTGTTGGCCGTCTCTAAAGGGGAGTTCTGTCTCTGCTGTGACAAGGACAAAGGAAAATGTCAGCCATCCCTTCAGCTGAAG AAGAAGAAGCTGATGAGTCTGGCCGCCCAGAAGGAGACATCGCGCCGGGCTTACGTCTTCTACAAGTCTAAGGTGGGCTCGCGGTACACCCTGGAGTCCGCTGCCCACCCTGGCTGGTTCATCTGCACGTCCTGCAATTCCGGTGATCCTGTTACAGTGACCGATAAAACGGGGCGAAGGAAACACACCGAGTTTTCATTTGAGAATCCTAGCAAAACTGAAATGAGCCAGTAG